Proteins encoded in a region of the Bradyrhizobium sp. CB3481 genome:
- a CDS encoding MFS transporter codes for MSSQHEAAAAPDMSATRSAWAPFASREFCWLWLANTVAALGTWIQNAASAWIMTDLAPSPMMVSLVQAAAQLPVLVLALPAGALADLMDRKRHLILTNMLMLATSAILAILASLGRVDAAMLLSLTVLLAMGAALNGPAWSASVPLTVPRQSLTQALVLNSVGFNIARAIGPAVGGVILAVFGATVAFAANAASFAFVGFVVAFLLVLPRAQTTNNVPPERFRSAMRIGLAYAVAEPVVRSALMRSAAFFGCASAIWALLPLYVRQVLGLTSASFGVMMGLIGAGAVLGGLVMPLMSRLFSRNNLIMLAGATCGLALVPLAVVPSAITAYAALLFFGVGWIVSTSNLQATVQLAAAPWVRARVLALFQAVFNGGMGLGAIFWGWLGEHAGLTETILIAGVAGCVTALLTRAIQLPAEIGDPSAPAKAVPRALCIAEEMAPLLHKARHQLLVAISYRVNPADAEAFRIAMADVRLSRYRDGAISWALSRDVGDPAHWVETFRTRDWHELQRGIERLNLADSEAVIRARAYHIGAEPPRVTLLLQEGRT; via the coding sequence ATGTCTTCTCAGCACGAAGCGGCAGCGGCTCCTGACATGTCGGCCACACGTTCCGCATGGGCGCCGTTCGCAAGTCGCGAATTTTGCTGGCTCTGGTTGGCTAATACGGTCGCTGCCCTGGGAACTTGGATCCAGAACGCCGCCAGCGCATGGATCATGACGGACCTAGCGCCAAGCCCGATGATGGTCAGCCTCGTCCAAGCGGCAGCGCAACTGCCGGTACTTGTTCTTGCCCTGCCGGCCGGAGCCTTGGCAGACCTGATGGACCGCAAGCGCCACCTGATCCTCACCAACATGCTGATGCTGGCTACGTCCGCAATCCTAGCAATTCTAGCATCGCTGGGCCGCGTTGATGCGGCGATGCTGCTGTCCTTGACAGTTCTGCTCGCGATGGGCGCCGCATTGAATGGGCCGGCATGGTCGGCTTCCGTGCCTTTAACAGTGCCGCGGCAATCGCTGACCCAGGCCCTGGTCCTCAATTCGGTCGGATTCAATATCGCCCGAGCTATCGGGCCTGCGGTGGGCGGAGTGATCCTGGCTGTTTTCGGTGCGACAGTGGCCTTCGCAGCCAACGCAGCCTCCTTCGCTTTTGTCGGCTTTGTCGTCGCGTTCTTGCTGGTTTTGCCCCGTGCGCAGACGACGAACAACGTTCCGCCCGAGCGATTTAGGTCAGCGATGCGCATTGGTCTCGCCTACGCGGTGGCCGAGCCAGTCGTGCGCAGCGCGCTCATGCGGTCGGCCGCATTTTTCGGTTGTGCGAGTGCGATCTGGGCACTGCTGCCATTGTACGTGCGCCAGGTCCTCGGACTTACATCGGCGTCCTTTGGTGTGATGATGGGCCTGATCGGCGCTGGGGCAGTATTAGGCGGCTTGGTAATGCCTCTAATGAGCCGATTGTTTTCACGCAACAACCTGATCATGCTGGCTGGGGCGACCTGTGGCCTTGCATTGGTGCCTCTTGCCGTCGTTCCAAGCGCCATCACGGCATATGCAGCCCTGCTGTTTTTCGGCGTGGGCTGGATCGTCAGCACCTCTAATCTGCAGGCAACCGTCCAGTTGGCTGCGGCTCCGTGGGTGCGCGCTCGCGTGCTGGCGCTCTTTCAAGCGGTGTTCAATGGCGGCATGGGCCTCGGCGCAATCTTTTGGGGCTGGCTCGGCGAGCATGCGGGTCTTACGGAAACCATCCTCATCGCGGGCGTTGCGGGCTGCGTGACTGCACTTCTGACGCGCGCTATCCAGCTTCCAGCGGAGATCGGTGATCCGTCGGCCCCGGCCAAGGCAGTTCCGCGTGCCCTCTGCATCGCGGAAGAGATGGCGCCGCTTCTCCACAAAGCCAGGCATCAACTACTGGTGGCGATCAGCTATCGGGTCAATCCGGCTGACGCCGAGGCATTTCGCATCGCCATGGCGGACGTCCGATTGTCCCGATATCGCGATGGCGCGATCAGCTGGGCGTTGTCGCGCGACGTAGGCGATCCCGCGCACTGGGTGGAGACATTTCGTACACGCGATTGGCATGAACTGCAGCGAGGGATCGAGCGCCTTAACTTGGCAGACAGCGAAGCGGTCATTCGAGCGCGCGCCTACCATATCGGGGCGGAGCCGCCCCGTGTGACCCTCCTGCTACAGGAAGGGCGCACATGA
- a CDS encoding LuxR C-terminal-related transcriptional regulator, protein MLTIAWFSGLLERAAQMLRVVVVQLESGGLVALSPREKLMLRRLAQGKTDHQIAVEIGGRQDQVRLQRERLLRRLQIKSERQLAAVALRLAPWPVRSTRNIKQSPPPLLR, encoded by the coding sequence ATGCTCACGATTGCATGGTTTTCTGGTCTGCTTGAACGGGCCGCACAGATGCTGAGGGTAGTTGTCGTTCAATTGGAAAGCGGCGGCTTGGTGGCGTTAAGCCCGCGCGAGAAGCTAATGTTGAGGCGGCTGGCCCAAGGAAAGACAGACCATCAGATCGCGGTCGAAATCGGAGGAAGGCAAGACCAGGTCCGATTGCAACGCGAGAGGCTGTTGCGAAGGTTGCAGATCAAGTCGGAACGGCAGCTTGCGGCGGTGGCCCTGCGGCTGGCTCCTTGGCCGGTGAGGAGCACAAGGAACATCAAGCAGTCTCCACCGCCGCTGCTGCGCTGA
- a CDS encoding MBL fold metallo-hydrolase, with protein MFTKRVLAQLSRALFISGLSLTVISGTAYCQEIRVTLLGTGNPPPVMNRFGPSILVEAADKKFLFDAGRGAIQRLAQIKVRWQDVDGVFFTHLHSDHVVGFPDVWLTGWLVGAGRNRPLEVWGPPGTGNMMSHLVQAFEFDIRFRISDDKARPEGAVINAHEINPGVAFEQNGLKITAIKVDHAPVEPAYGYRIDYEGRSVVLSGDTRISENLVRAAQGVDLLVHEVASPETFQRAGVNPERAKSVVAHHVTPEQAGEVFERTKPRLALYSHIVLPTATADDLVPPTRKTYGGPLEVGEDLMVIEVGKDVIVRRPSLPKQ; from the coding sequence ATGTTTACCAAACGCGTTTTAGCTCAACTAAGCAGAGCGTTATTCATTTCAGGCCTCTCATTGACCGTCATTTCGGGCACCGCATACTGCCAAGAAATACGCGTAACTTTGCTTGGCACAGGAAATCCTCCTCCTGTGATGAACCGGTTCGGCCCGAGCATATTGGTCGAGGCAGCCGACAAGAAATTTCTGTTCGATGCTGGCCGTGGCGCGATACAGCGTCTCGCGCAAATCAAAGTCAGATGGCAGGACGTCGATGGGGTCTTTTTTACCCATCTGCACTCCGACCATGTCGTTGGATTTCCCGACGTCTGGCTAACTGGTTGGCTAGTCGGGGCTGGCCGAAACCGGCCGCTGGAGGTGTGGGGACCACCAGGAACCGGGAATATGATGTCTCACCTTGTACAAGCGTTTGAGTTTGATATTCGTTTCAGAATTTCGGACGATAAGGCGCGTCCCGAGGGTGCGGTGATCAACGCCCACGAAATCAACCCTGGCGTTGCCTTCGAACAGAATGGCCTGAAAATAACGGCGATCAAAGTCGACCACGCACCGGTCGAGCCGGCCTATGGCTATCGTATCGACTATGAAGGCCGCTCGGTTGTTTTGTCTGGCGATACCAGGATCTCGGAAAACCTCGTACGCGCGGCCCAAGGCGTAGACTTACTGGTGCATGAGGTCGCGTCTCCAGAGACCTTTCAACGTGCGGGGGTCAATCCGGAGCGCGCAAAATCAGTCGTCGCACACCATGTTACTCCTGAACAGGCCGGGGAAGTCTTTGAGAGAACAAAACCGCGGCTGGCCCTTTACTCCCACATAGTTTTACCCACCGCCACCGCCGATGATCTGGTGCCACCAACGCGCAAAACTTACGGTGGTCCATTAGAAGTCGGGGAAGATCTGATGGTGATCGAAGTAGGTAAGGACGTTATCGTGCGGCGACCCTCCCTTCCTAAACAATAA
- a CDS encoding CBS domain-containing protein, whose protein sequence is MDNPLRRPEQILAYRPLRQILAAKPKGVWTVGPNDSALAAMQLMADKHIGLVVVLDSQTIVGVVSERDCVRRLVLAGKPAKTTAVADIMVRDVVTVDIGKTFADCIKLMHDHGIRHLPVTENGVLIGIISVRELLSEAVSHHAKIIGELERERMTMLTSTV, encoded by the coding sequence ATGGATAATCCACTCAGACGCCCCGAGCAAATTCTCGCCTATCGGCCGCTGCGGCAGATCCTTGCGGCCAAGCCGAAGGGGGTGTGGACCGTCGGCCCCAACGATAGCGCGCTCGCGGCGATGCAGCTCATGGCCGACAAGCATATCGGCCTCGTCGTGGTCCTGGATAGTCAAACAATCGTCGGCGTTGTTTCCGAGCGCGACTGCGTGCGGCGTCTCGTGCTTGCAGGCAAGCCTGCGAAAACGACAGCCGTGGCAGATATCATGGTTCGGGACGTCGTGACGGTCGATATTGGCAAGACCTTTGCCGACTGCATCAAGCTCATGCACGACCACGGCATTCGTCATCTGCCAGTCACCGAAAATGGTGTGCTGATCGGAATCATTTCGGTTCGTGAGCTGTTGAGTGAAGCCGTTTCGCACCACGCCAAGATCATTGGCGAGCTGGAGCGCGAACGAATGACCATGCTCACGTCTACGGTCTGA
- a CDS encoding formate/nitrite transporter family protein: MKKANLPFLVSLMLAVVAGGGIGFGALYYTIVASDPTLSFATARVVGGLVFSLGLTLVLIGGAELFTGNNLIVMGWASGKVSTRTMLRNWAIVYLGNFVGALGLIVLVYYSHHLDMNDGRVGLSVLNTAAGKIRPDWVTLFFKGILCNVLVCAAVWLASAGRSVTDKMVAVVLPISAFIAAGFEHCVANMYFLPLAWLLIQTGHAPANFDASLITIPGIIHNLIPVTLGNIVGGAGFVGAVYWTIYRAAFGESR; encoded by the coding sequence GTGAAGAAGGCCAACCTGCCGTTTCTGGTGTCCCTCATGTTGGCGGTCGTGGCAGGCGGCGGCATCGGTTTCGGCGCGCTGTACTATACCATCGTGGCCAGCGATCCGACGCTCAGCTTCGCAACGGCGCGCGTCGTTGGGGGACTGGTTTTTTCCCTCGGATTGACGCTCGTCCTGATCGGCGGCGCCGAGCTGTTTACGGGTAACAATTTGATCGTCATGGGCTGGGCGAGCGGAAAGGTTTCGACGCGCACGATGCTGCGCAACTGGGCCATCGTCTATCTAGGAAACTTTGTTGGAGCGCTCGGGCTTATCGTCCTGGTCTACTATTCCCATCATCTCGACATGAATGACGGCCGCGTCGGCTTGTCGGTATTGAACACGGCAGCCGGAAAGATCCGTCCCGATTGGGTTACGCTGTTCTTCAAGGGCATCCTGTGCAACGTGCTCGTCTGCGCGGCGGTCTGGCTTGCCTCTGCAGGCCGGTCGGTGACCGACAAGATGGTCGCCGTAGTACTGCCGATCTCTGCCTTCATCGCCGCCGGTTTCGAGCATTGCGTGGCCAACATGTATTTCCTGCCGCTGGCCTGGCTACTTATCCAGACGGGACACGCTCCTGCGAATTTCGATGCATCGCTCATCACGATTCCCGGAATCATTCACAATCTCATTCCGGTAACGCTCGGCAACATCGTGGGCGGCGCCGGATTTGTCGGGGCCGTTTACTGGACCATCTATCGGGCGGCGTTCGGCGAGTCCCGGTGA
- a CDS encoding TrkA C-terminal domain-containing protein encodes MLDLARDIIGSQPILTAFLAIGVGYLVGQISIGGFSLGVGAVLFVGLAIGAFAPKAQIIGPIGLTGLIMFLYGIGILYGRQFFEGMVGAGQKYNLLALIACLAGLGVALGLGQVFGIKIGHTLGLYAGSMTSTATLQAALDVTKTKDPSIGYSIAYPFGVIGPILCIYFMTRLVQPKFPAKAQRFHMGEIAIGAGFAGRTLDELTKEFLRDVQVTMVRKAGQNVVPVGSTILSAGDAVLVVAENQDAIANAAARLGKLEPGRLASDRADLDYIRVFVGKANMVGVPLSSLPMPSGFPSHLLHVRRYDADLVPTPDLMLEFGDRVGVLLPPDRKEEIRKHFGDTVKATAEFSYVSLGLGMVMGVLLGLIPIPIPGVGIVTLGIGGGPLIVALILGKLRRTGPMLWTMPLPANIVLRNFGLAMFLATVGVNAGQPFVRTVAESGFTMLFIGVAVLLTTVAIVLLVGHYVMRIPYDDLVGIASGATGNPAILVYSTKMAPTERPDIGYAMIFPSMTLVKVIAVQIVGLLALGSAGG; translated from the coding sequence ATGTTGGACCTTGCCCGCGACATCATCGGAAGCCAGCCGATCCTGACGGCGTTTCTTGCTATCGGCGTAGGCTATTTGGTGGGCCAAATCAGCATCGGCGGCTTCTCGCTCGGTGTAGGTGCCGTGCTCTTTGTGGGTCTTGCCATCGGTGCGTTCGCGCCAAAGGCCCAGATCATTGGGCCGATCGGCCTCACCGGCCTTATCATGTTTCTTTACGGCATCGGCATCCTCTATGGCCGGCAGTTCTTCGAGGGCATGGTCGGCGCGGGACAGAAATACAATCTTCTGGCGCTCATCGCCTGTCTGGCGGGCCTCGGCGTGGCGTTGGGTCTCGGACAGGTCTTTGGTATCAAGATCGGCCATACCCTTGGCCTCTACGCGGGATCGATGACCAGCACGGCAACCCTGCAGGCGGCGCTTGATGTCACCAAGACCAAGGATCCTTCTATCGGCTACTCGATTGCCTATCCGTTCGGGGTGATCGGTCCGATCCTTTGCATCTATTTCATGACCCGGCTCGTGCAGCCGAAGTTCCCTGCCAAGGCCCAGCGCTTCCACATGGGCGAGATTGCGATCGGAGCCGGCTTTGCCGGTCGTACCTTGGATGAATTGACCAAGGAGTTTTTGCGTGACGTCCAGGTTACGATGGTCCGCAAGGCGGGACAGAACGTCGTTCCGGTCGGCAGTACCATTCTGTCCGCCGGTGACGCGGTCCTGGTCGTGGCCGAGAACCAGGACGCGATTGCTAACGCTGCGGCCAGGCTCGGGAAACTGGAGCCAGGCCGACTGGCCAGTGATCGGGCAGATCTGGACTACATCCGGGTCTTCGTCGGCAAGGCCAATATGGTGGGCGTTCCGCTTTCCAGCCTCCCGATGCCTTCAGGCTTTCCGTCGCACCTTCTGCATGTTCGGCGCTATGATGCCGACCTCGTGCCGACGCCGGACCTGATGCTGGAATTCGGCGACCGCGTCGGCGTGCTCTTGCCGCCCGACCGCAAGGAGGAAATCCGCAAGCACTTCGGCGACACGGTCAAGGCCACTGCCGAGTTCAGCTATGTATCCCTTGGACTCGGTATGGTGATGGGCGTCCTCCTCGGTCTGATCCCGATCCCGATCCCCGGCGTCGGTATCGTGACCCTGGGAATCGGCGGCGGGCCGCTGATCGTCGCCCTCATCCTCGGCAAACTGCGCCGCACGGGACCCATGCTCTGGACCATGCCGCTGCCGGCAAACATCGTGCTGCGCAACTTCGGTCTTGCGATGTTTCTTGCCACCGTCGGCGTCAATGCGGGCCAACCCTTTGTCCGTACCGTCGCAGAGTCCGGCTTCACCATGCTGTTCATTGGTGTTGCCGTCCTGCTCACGACGGTCGCGATCGTGCTGCTCGTCGGCCACTACGTCATGCGCATTCCGTATGACGACCTCGTCGGCATCGCATCGGGGGCAACGGGTAATCCCGCCATTCTCGTCTACTCGACCAAAATGGCGCCGACGGAAAGGCCTGATATCGGGTACGCCATGATCTTTCCATCGATGACTCTGGTGAAAGTGATCGCGGTTCAGATCGTCGGACTTCTGGCGCTGGGCAGCGCGGGCGGATAG
- the pflA gene encoding pyruvate formate-lyase-activating protein, producing MSTVQPLESGSRHDLRTGASPDAPDEDKFKDEQGAFGYCHSYESSSRYDGPGLRIVLFVSGCLLRCTYCHNPDTWHLKDGTYVSAEQVLRRLADFAPSLRSLGGGLTISGGEAMVQLAFTKRIFAGAKQMGLHTAIQTSGFLGDRADDSFLSVVDLVLLDIKSSDPDTYRKVTGRDIAPTLRFAERLAKIGKPTWVRFTLVPGSTDDPANVEGIAKFVAPMKNVEWVEVQPFHQMGEFKWKAMGLDYKHYDTQPPSRELVNRVIGQFRDAGCNAR from the coding sequence ATGTCGACGGTGCAGCCACTCGAATCCGGCAGCCGGCACGACCTTCGAACGGGCGCATCTCCGGATGCGCCCGATGAGGACAAGTTCAAGGACGAGCAAGGCGCGTTTGGATATTGCCATTCCTACGAATCCTCGTCGCGTTACGACGGACCGGGCCTGCGGATCGTGCTGTTCGTATCGGGCTGCCTTCTGCGCTGCACTTACTGCCACAATCCGGATACCTGGCACCTCAAGGACGGCACCTATGTTTCCGCCGAACAGGTGTTGCGCCGGCTCGCTGACTTCGCTCCATCGCTGCGCAGTCTCGGCGGCGGCCTGACGATATCGGGCGGCGAAGCCATGGTGCAGCTTGCCTTCACCAAGCGAATTTTCGCCGGCGCCAAGCAGATGGGCTTGCACACGGCGATCCAAACATCCGGCTTCCTCGGCGACCGCGCCGACGACAGCTTTCTTTCGGTCGTCGATCTCGTGCTGCTCGATATCAAGAGCTCCGATCCCGACACCTATCGCAAGGTGACCGGCCGCGATATCGCGCCGACCCTGCGCTTCGCCGAGCGGCTGGCGAAGATCGGCAAGCCAACCTGGGTGCGATTCACGCTGGTGCCCGGCTCCACCGATGATCCAGCCAATGTCGAGGGCATCGCCAAGTTCGTAGCGCCCATGAAAAATGTCGAATGGGTCGAGGTCCAGCCCTTTCACCAGATGGGTGAATTCAAGTGGAAGGCGATGGGCCTCGACTACAAGCACTACGACACCCAACCCCCTTCCCGCGAGCTGGTGAACAGAGTGATTGGTCAGTTTCGCGATGCGGGCTGTAACGCACGGTAA
- the pflB gene encoding formate C-acetyltransferase, translating to MKGSAALKKDTVADGWRGFQPGDWSTSISVRDFIVRNVASYSGDEKFLAGPSQRTKAVWAKLQPYFADERKKGVLAVDAQNPSTLLAHPAGYIDRDNEVIVGLQTDEPFKRAIFPFGGLRMVETGLKAAGFEPDAKVHEAFTKYRKSHNDGVFDAYTPEIMSCRRSGIITGLPDAYGRGRIIGDYRRVALYGTDRLLEVKRQERAQIDDMWPTDEIIRMREELAEQMRALEDLAEMAKRYGSDITQPATNAQEAFQWTYFAYLGAIKEANGAAMSIGRISSFLDIYIERDLKEGALDEAGAQELWDQLVQKLRIVRFLRTPDYDALFSGDPYWATECVGGMDLDGRALVTKSSYRMLHTLYNLGPAPEPNITVLWSTHMPATFKRYCVKVSKDTSSLQYENDDLMRPYWGDDYAIACCVSAMRLGKQMQFFGARVNFAKALLYAINGGRDEVSGDQIAPKAMPVAGDFLDYDDVMAKFDTIMEWLAKTYVHAMNCIHYMHDKYFYERLEMALHDRDILRTMAFGIAGLSVVADSLSAMKYGKIRVVRDASGLVVDYQNEGNTATPQFGNNDDRVDQIASELVTRFMEKIRKHPTYRNATHTQSVLTITSNVVYGKATGNTPDGRRKGEPFGPGANPMHGRDSHGWLASCLSVAKLPYKDSLDGISYTVSVAPQKAHLSEAQLVDEATKAFDVYFGRGGFHMNLNVIDRETLEDAIKNPDKYPQLTIRVSGYAVNFVRLTPEQQRDVISRTFHGQI from the coding sequence ATGAAGGGCAGCGCAGCGCTCAAGAAGGATACGGTAGCGGACGGCTGGAGAGGCTTCCAACCGGGTGACTGGTCCACCTCGATCAGCGTACGCGACTTCATCGTCCGCAACGTGGCTTCCTATTCCGGAGACGAGAAGTTCCTGGCAGGCCCCTCGCAGCGGACCAAGGCGGTATGGGCCAAGCTGCAACCCTACTTCGCCGATGAAAGAAAGAAGGGCGTCCTCGCCGTCGACGCACAAAATCCCTCGACGTTGCTGGCGCACCCAGCCGGCTATATCGACCGCGACAACGAAGTCATTGTCGGCCTGCAGACGGACGAGCCGTTCAAACGGGCAATCTTCCCGTTCGGCGGGCTGCGCATGGTCGAGACCGGCCTGAAGGCTGCGGGCTTTGAGCCGGATGCCAAGGTGCACGAGGCCTTTACCAAGTACCGCAAGTCGCACAATGACGGCGTGTTCGACGCCTACACCCCCGAGATCATGAGCTGCCGGCGGTCCGGCATCATTACCGGCCTTCCCGACGCCTATGGCCGCGGCCGGATCATCGGTGACTATCGCCGCGTCGCCCTCTACGGCACCGACCGCCTGCTCGAGGTCAAGCGCCAGGAGCGTGCCCAGATCGATGACATGTGGCCGACGGATGAAATCATCCGGATGCGCGAGGAACTCGCCGAGCAGATGCGTGCGCTCGAGGATCTCGCGGAGATGGCAAAGCGCTATGGCAGCGACATCACGCAGCCGGCGACGAATGCGCAGGAAGCATTCCAATGGACCTACTTCGCCTATCTCGGCGCGATCAAGGAGGCCAATGGTGCGGCCATGTCGATCGGCCGCATCTCGAGCTTCCTCGACATCTATATCGAGCGTGACCTGAAGGAAGGCGCACTCGACGAAGCGGGCGCGCAGGAACTCTGGGACCAGCTCGTACAGAAGCTGCGCATCGTGCGCTTCCTCCGCACGCCCGATTACGACGCGCTATTCAGCGGCGACCCCTACTGGGCGACCGAATGCGTCGGCGGCATGGACCTCGACGGTCGCGCATTGGTGACCAAGAGCAGCTACCGCATGCTCCACACCCTCTACAATCTCGGCCCCGCGCCGGAGCCGAACATTACGGTGCTGTGGTCCACCCACATGCCCGCGACGTTCAAGCGCTACTGCGTCAAGGTCAGCAAGGATACTTCGTCGTTGCAATACGAGAACGACGACCTGATGCGCCCGTACTGGGGCGATGACTATGCGATCGCCTGCTGCGTCTCGGCCATGCGGCTCGGCAAGCAGATGCAGTTCTTCGGGGCCCGGGTCAACTTCGCAAAGGCCCTGCTCTACGCCATCAATGGCGGGCGCGATGAGGTTTCCGGCGACCAGATTGCACCGAAAGCCATGCCGGTTGCCGGCGACTTCCTCGATTATGACGACGTCATGGCAAAGTTCGACACCATCATGGAGTGGCTTGCAAAGACCTACGTGCATGCCATGAACTGCATCCACTACATGCACGACAAGTATTTCTACGAACGACTGGAGATGGCGCTGCACGATCGCGACATCCTGCGCACCATGGCGTTCGGTATAGCGGGCCTGTCTGTTGTAGCCGACAGCTTGAGTGCCATGAAGTACGGCAAGATCCGTGTCGTGCGTGACGCATCCGGCCTCGTCGTCGATTATCAGAACGAGGGCAACACCGCGACGCCGCAATTCGGCAACAACGACGATCGGGTCGACCAGATCGCATCGGAGCTGGTCACGCGGTTCATGGAGAAGATCCGCAAGCACCCGACCTACCGGAATGCGACGCATACACAGAGCGTTCTGACCATCACCTCCAACGTCGTCTACGGCAAGGCGACCGGGAATACGCCGGACGGCCGCCGCAAGGGCGAGCCGTTTGGCCCGGGTGCCAACCCGATGCATGGCCGGGACAGCCATGGCTGGCTCGCGTCATGCCTGTCGGTGGCAAAGCTTCCCTACAAGGATTCTCTCGATGGCATCAGCTATACGGTGTCGGTTGCGCCGCAGAAAGCCCATCTTTCCGAAGCCCAGCTGGTCGACGAGGCTACCAAGGCCTTCGACGTCTATTTCGGGCGCGGCGGCTTCCACATGAACCTGAATGTAATCGACCGGGAGACGCTGGAAGACGCCATCAAGAATCCGGACAAATATCCGCAACTCACGATCCGCGTGTCGGGCTATGCCGTCAACTTCGTTCGCCTGACGCCGGAACAACAGCGAGACGTGATCAGCCGCACCTTCCACGGCCAGATCTGA
- a CDS encoding phosphate acetyltransferase — protein MSAEASAKQPGAKYDRLIAAAKGAPSVTTVVVHPCDESSLRGALESAEAGIIKAILVGPAARIKEVAAKHNLNVSGCEIVDTPPTEAAAAARGVQLIHEGKGEVLMKGSLHTDEIMRAVTAKEGGLRTARRISHVFVMDVPAYDHTVFVTDAAINIAPDLDVKRDIIQNAIDLYNEAGFGTTPRVAILSAVETVTSKIPSTIEAAALCKMADRKQITGALLDGPLAFDNAIDMEAARIKGIKSEVAGRAQILVVPDLESGNMLAKNLAYFAKADGAGIVLGARVPVVLTSRADSARSRMASAAVAALHADARRRKSPIAAA, from the coding sequence ATGTCAGCCGAAGCAAGCGCGAAGCAACCCGGCGCGAAATACGACCGCCTGATCGCGGCCGCCAAGGGCGCCCCGTCGGTGACAACGGTCGTTGTCCATCCCTGCGATGAGAGTTCGTTGCGCGGCGCACTTGAGTCGGCGGAGGCAGGAATCATCAAGGCGATCCTTGTGGGGCCTGCAGCCAGGATCAAGGAAGTTGCCGCCAAGCACAACCTCAACGTCTCCGGCTGTGAAATCGTCGACACACCGCCTACCGAGGCTGCTGCCGCTGCCCGGGGTGTTCAACTGATTCACGAAGGCAAGGGCGAAGTCTTGATGAAGGGCAGCCTGCACACCGACGAAATCATGCGCGCCGTGACCGCAAAGGAGGGTGGGCTGCGCACAGCGCGGCGCATCAGCCACGTCTTTGTCATGGACGTCCCGGCCTACGATCACACCGTGTTCGTTACCGACGCCGCGATCAACATCGCTCCAGATCTCGACGTCAAGCGTGACATCATCCAGAACGCGATCGATCTCTACAACGAGGCCGGCTTTGGTACGACGCCGCGGGTCGCCATCCTGTCGGCGGTGGAGACGGTCACATCGAAAATACCTTCCACCATCGAAGCCGCCGCGCTGTGCAAGATGGCCGACCGCAAGCAGATCACCGGAGCGCTGCTCGACGGACCGCTTGCTTTCGACAATGCGATCGACATGGAGGCGGCCCGGATCAAGGGTATCAAGTCCGAGGTCGCGGGCCGCGCGCAAATCCTGGTCGTGCCCGACCTTGAGTCCGGCAACATGCTGGCCAAGAACTTGGCCTATTTCGCCAAGGCGGATGGCGCCGGCATCGTGCTCGGTGCGCGCGTGCCTGTCGTTCTGACGTCACGGGCGGATTCCGCCCGCTCGCGCATGGCGTCGGCCGCAGTGGCGGCCCTGCATGCCGACGCTCGCCGCCGCAAATCACCCATCGCTGCTGCGTGA